The region GGCGATCGCTATTTGGGTTTCCGGAGACAAGCTGGCAATACTTTTGTACCATCATTTTAGGTGTGATCGAACTTGGGGCAACTTCAAGCCGCGATAGGGAATCACACCCTTCAAATAGGCTTCAAACCAGGCTTTTGTGTTTGGATCGCACTGCCGATCCAAGCGGGTCTGTAAATCCTTGATCGGCGCTAAACTTT is a window of Romeriopsis navalis LEGE 11480 DNA encoding:
- a CDS encoding DNA alkylation repair protein, translated to MTKSRNQRSTESLAPIKDLQTRLDRQCDPNTKAWFEAYLKGVIPYRGLKLPQVRSHLK